Genomic segment of Chloracidobacterium sp. N:
GCGCCAAGTTCGGCAAAGCGGTCACACCAGACGAGAATGAGCCGCCGGATGCGCTCGACGCTTTCTTCGGCCAGCGTCGTCGTGTGGCGGTCGGTATAGACCACAACCTCGCAGATGCCCTGCGCCGGCCGTACCGGATAGAGCGCACTGCCTTCAATGGCCGGCGGTGGTGGCACAGCCTGCAAGCTCGGAAAGCGGTTCTCAAAAACCACGATGTCGAAGGCCGGAGCCGGAATTTCGGTTTCAAAAGCGCCCGGTTGGGTCGGGCACAGCGGACAGTAGTTTGCCGGCGGCAGAAACGTGCGCTCCTGCCGGTGCGTGGCGGTAATGGTCCACTCACCCAGCAGAGGGTTCCAGCGAAGCTCCGACATTGGGTGTCATTTCGTCTGGCCGCCGCGCGGCATCCGCCGTTTCGGTCGGCTGCGCAAAGGTATAGAAGATGAGCCGCCGGCCATCAGGCTTGATGATGACCTGCCGCGTCATGGTGGGTTCCGGTGGTATGGTGGAAGTCTCGGTCATCGTCGTTTGAACAGCGCCGGCGCAAGCATCGCGCCGCCAAAGATGGTCATCACCAGCCCCCACCAGAGGTTGATGTTGATGCCCAGCGATTTGTCGTAGAAGCCGGGGACGCCATTGGTCATCCAGCCGTAAAGGACGAGCGTCAGACCCATCAACGCGAACATGATTCCGATGGGCAGGCGCACGTCGAGTCCGATGCCACCGCTCATACAAAAGGCCCCTTCCAGAAAAGGATGGTCAGAAGAAAATCAGGTTGAGCAAAAGCGTACCGATGAGGACGACGACGGCCAACGTTCCGGGACGCTGCCAGAAGGCTGCCTCTTCCGTCGGCTTGGGCGTCAGGGCATAGACGAGTCCGGTAAGTTCTTCATCGGGACGCGGTTTCGTAGCCAGGCTCACAGCAATGGTGACGGTGAAGCACACCGTCCACGCGATGATGGCCGTCCAGAAGGTCTGGGCCAGTTCGCTGCGGTAGGGCGACAGAAGGACGCCGAAAAAGCCCCCCTTGACGCCGACGGTAGCTCCTTCAGGCAGGGAAATCCCGTGATGAAACGCGGCTGCCAGCGTGCCCGCCACCAGACCCCAGAACGCGCCGTGTCCCGTGGCGCGTTTCCAGAACATCCCCAGCAGGAACGTCGCAAACAGCGGCGCATTGACAAAGGCAAACACAAGCTGGAGCACATCCATGATGTTGTTGAAGGCCGCAGCCACGTAGGCCGTCGCTACCGAGAGTGCAATTCCGCCGACGGTGGCGGCGCGGCCCATCCAGAGGTAGTGCGCATCGCTGGCGTCGCGTTTGAAATAGCTCTGATAGATGTCATACGTCCACACCGTGTTGAACGCCGTGACATTGCCCGCCATGCCGGACATAAACGACGCCAGCAGCGCCGTCAGCCCCAGGCCGAGCAGTCCGGCCGGCAGGTAGTGCGCCAGCATGGCCGGTGTGGCCAGGTCGTAGTCAATAACCGGGCGCGCGTTGGTGTCGCGGAGCACTTCGCCAGCATCAGTTGTCTTGGCCGGGATGATGCCGACGCGGGCGACGGTCGCCGCTGGCGTCGCTTCCCGGCGCGGCTCGACAGTCAGGGCAATCATCCCCGGCAGGATAACCAGAAAGGGAAACAGCATCTTGGGAATGGCGGCAATGAGCGGCGTGCGGCGGGCCGCCGTCATGGAGTCGGCCGCCATGGCGCGCTGCACAACGAGAAAATCCGTGCACCAGTAGCCAAACGACAGCACAAAGCCAAGCCCCATCGCCAGCCCGAACCACTCGACGCCAACCGGATTGCGCGTGGCGTCTCCCATAAACGCCCAGGACTGCGTGTAGGCTGTCGGTGCATAGCCCTGCGTCACGGAGTGCGTCATAAGGCGCGCCTGAAGCCCCTCCCAGCCGCCAACGTCTTTCAGCCCGAGCAGCACCAGCGGCAGAAAACCAAAGACGATGAGGAAAAACTGCAGGACTTCGTTGTAGATGGCGCTCGTCAACCCACCCAGGAAGATGTAGGCCAGCACGATG
This window contains:
- a CDS encoding sodium:solute symporter family protein, with product MTDVRLAWIDYVLMAIYFAFVIGIGVALKRFMRSSTDYFLSGRAIPAWVAGLAFISANLGAQEVIGMGASGAKYGIATSHFYWIGAIPAMVFVGVFMMPFYYGSRARSVPEYLKLRFDEKTRALNAISFAVMTVFSSGVSLYAMGKLFRLLLGWDEDASMLVAAGIVLAYIFLGGLTSAIYNEVLQFFLIVFGFLPLVLLGLKDVGGWEGLQARLMTHSVTQGYAPTAYTQSWAFMGDATRNPVGVEWFGLAMGLGFVLSFGYWCTDFLVVQRAMAADSMTAARRTPLIAAIPKMLFPFLVILPGMIALTVEPRREATPAATVARVGIIPAKTTDAGEVLRDTNARPVIDYDLATPAMLAHYLPAGLLGLGLTALLASFMSGMAGNVTAFNTVWTYDIYQSYFKRDASDAHYLWMGRAATVGGIALSVATAYVAAAFNNIMDVLQLVFAFVNAPLFATFLLGMFWKRATGHGAFWGLVAGTLAAAFHHGISLPEGATVGVKGGFFGVLLSPYRSELAQTFWTAIIAWTVCFTVTIAVSLATKPRPDEELTGLVYALTPKPTEEAAFWQRPGTLAVVVLIGTLLLNLIFF